Proteins encoded within one genomic window of Phototrophicus methaneseepsis:
- a CDS encoding glycosyltransferase family 4 protein, whose translation MADHRVRQLFAARYTAQGADLYGEYDLVDPNYAKYPPAPVQRVAVLTEAFLPKVDGVSKTTYLTIRYLQETGREVLVFAPDTSIPRVGDSEVIALPSLSVPRAPETRMALPSPMVVKRIEEFQPDLIHLCSPAFMTVNGMAAGRYLNIPVVANYQTDLPGYAKRYGAPMLATPVRLWLRYLHNGCHINLVPTEMVRNDLQSYGFRRLRVWGRGVNTERFHPSFKSAAMRERLLNGRDPDSLLIIYVGRLAYEKCVDQLIEVAKVPGVALTIIGDGATREELETLFAGTNTHFTGYMVGDELSQAFASADAFFFPGPNETFGQVVQEAMASAITCVVTSEGAVSALVNHGETGLICEHEPEAFAEAARQLAENRDWAIEMGQKGYELVRERPWAAIMNQLERHYAEAQMLSQRYLHHFGTSHYANAITLTGYFPRVRPFSDGQSNAETDSNSTQRTAS comes from the coding sequence ATGGCCGATCATCGAGTACGTCAATTATTTGCGGCACGCTACACAGCGCAAGGCGCAGACCTCTATGGCGAGTACGACTTAGTCGACCCAAACTACGCCAAGTATCCACCTGCCCCGGTGCAGCGGGTCGCCGTCCTGACGGAAGCCTTTTTGCCAAAAGTGGATGGCGTCAGCAAAACCACCTATCTCACCATTCGATACTTACAAGAAACAGGGCGCGAAGTGCTTGTCTTCGCCCCTGATACCTCTATCCCTCGCGTCGGCGACAGCGAAGTGATCGCCCTACCATCGCTATCTGTGCCACGCGCACCGGAAACGCGCATGGCCCTACCCAGCCCCATGGTCGTCAAGCGCATCGAAGAATTCCAGCCGGACCTGATTCATTTGTGCAGCCCGGCCTTCATGACCGTAAACGGCATGGCAGCAGGCCGCTACCTGAATATTCCCGTCGTCGCCAATTATCAGACGGACCTGCCAGGTTATGCCAAGCGCTATGGCGCGCCTATGCTGGCGACACCTGTACGGCTGTGGCTGCGTTACCTGCATAACGGCTGCCATATCAACCTCGTACCCACAGAGATGGTCCGCAATGATCTTCAGTCATATGGCTTTAGACGGCTGCGCGTCTGGGGACGTGGCGTCAATACAGAGCGATTCCATCCATCGTTCAAAAGCGCTGCCATGCGCGAACGGCTGCTCAATGGGCGTGACCCAGATAGTCTGCTCATTATTTACGTCGGAAGGCTCGCCTACGAGAAGTGCGTCGATCAGCTCATTGAAGTCGCAAAAGTACCCGGCGTTGCACTGACCATCATCGGGGATGGTGCCACGCGCGAAGAACTGGAAACGCTCTTCGCAGGGACGAACACACACTTCACAGGCTATATGGTCGGCGATGAACTCAGTCAGGCGTTTGCCAGTGCAGATGCGTTCTTCTTCCCTGGGCCAAACGAAACATTTGGTCAGGTGGTACAAGAGGCGATGGCGAGCGCTATTACCTGCGTCGTCACCAGCGAAGGGGCTGTATCTGCGTTGGTCAACCATGGCGAAACGGGCCTCATCTGCGAACATGAGCCAGAGGCCTTTGCAGAAGCCGCCCGCCAATTAGCAGAAAACCGAGACTGGGCCATAGAAATGGGCCAAAAAGGGTACGAACTGGTGCGAGAACGCCCCTGGGCTGCTATCATGAATCAGTTGGAACGTCACTATGCTGAGGCGCAAATGCTCAGCCAACGTTACCTGCATCATTTCGGGACATCCCACTATGCCAACGCTATCACGCTGACAGGGTACTTCCCGCGAGTGCGCCCGTTTAGTGACGGGCAGTCCAACGCTGAAACGGATTCAAATTCCACCCAGAGGACAGCTTCATGA
- a CDS encoding AZOBR_p60025 family cell surface glycopolymer formation protein — translation MLQLLQKLRPWMIAAFLSLAVSLVIIVINGNDPLALVTIGTQFSEGIPEEQNGTEGYDGQFNYYIARDPSTAAQYIDVPAYRFQRILMPGIAWVLSFGNVALIPWIFLFIGVLSLAAGTAILEDLLVQLGASRWYALTYGLTIGTLGAVRLSLSEPLAYALALGGIWLFLHPRWWLSAIAFALALLTRETTILIPLACGIYLLTQRNWKIAIPFGLLTLIPFVVWQLILYMYLGQFGIGSGGAKATGFEIIPFMGVIRIVTDVPAEIRLRMVLIFGSLLLPFVLIPTFWGLWRCIQDFLKGTVSFYTWLLVTHVVIMFFVPFSTYREPIGIYRFIVGLQIAIILYAAERHQKRALLYSTLWIITSFFLFSLA, via the coding sequence ATGCTTCAACTTCTCCAAAAGCTGCGTCCCTGGATGATCGCAGCTTTTCTCTCTCTGGCTGTTTCGCTCGTGATTATCGTTATCAATGGGAACGACCCACTCGCGCTTGTGACCATCGGCACTCAATTTAGCGAAGGTATCCCGGAAGAGCAAAACGGCACAGAAGGCTATGACGGCCAATTTAATTATTACATCGCTCGTGATCCTTCTACAGCCGCCCAATATATTGACGTTCCAGCGTATCGTTTTCAGCGTATTTTGATGCCTGGGATTGCCTGGGTGCTGTCCTTTGGCAATGTCGCGCTCATTCCCTGGATTTTCCTGTTCATCGGTGTGTTATCGCTGGCGGCAGGGACGGCTATCCTCGAAGATTTGTTGGTGCAGCTCGGCGCAAGTCGCTGGTATGCCCTAACGTATGGCTTGACGATTGGGACGTTGGGGGCTGTGCGCCTGAGTTTATCGGAGCCGCTCGCCTACGCGCTGGCATTGGGTGGTATCTGGCTGTTTTTGCACCCACGCTGGTGGCTGAGTGCGATTGCGTTTGCTTTGGCGCTCCTCACCCGCGAGACCACGATCCTCATCCCCCTGGCTTGTGGCATCTATTTGCTGACGCAGCGGAACTGGAAGATCGCGATTCCCTTTGGCTTGCTGACGTTGATTCCCTTTGTGGTCTGGCAGCTTATTTTATATATGTACCTGGGGCAGTTCGGCATTGGCTCCGGCGGTGCGAAGGCGACTGGCTTCGAGATCATACCCTTTATGGGCGTCATCCGTATTGTAACGGATGTCCCTGCTGAAATACGATTGCGTATGGTCTTGATCTTTGGCAGTTTGCTGCTCCCCTTCGTCTTGATTCCAACTTTTTGGGGCTTATGGCGCTGTATACAGGATTTCCTTAAAGGCACGGTGTCGTTTTATACGTGGCTGCTGGTGACGCATGTGGTCATTATGTTCTTCGTCCCTTTTTCGACTTACCGTGAGCCCATTGGTATTTATCGCTTCATTGTTGGGCTGCAAATTGCGATTATCCTGTATGCTGCTGAGCGCCATCAGAAGCGGGCGTTGCTCTACAGCACACTGTGGATAATCACCTCGTTTTTCCTCTTTTCGCTCGCTTAG
- the miaB gene encoding tRNA (N6-isopentenyl adenosine(37)-C2)-methylthiotransferase MiaB — translation MRYHIYTLGCQMNVADSQRLASEMERMGHTASEDPDDADIFVVNTCVVRQSAEDKAYGRLNILKGLKEKKPDKIIGVMGCLVGVRDPLYLRKRLPQVDVFMAPSDPQPMVEFLNDRFAESEVRAMEEEARQQRDQMQDGEIILPLHERNTLISAHVPVVYGCSHACTFCIIPYRRGVERSRSIGEIVGHVRSLALQGVKEVTLLGQIVDRYGKDIPDGPDLADLLRITHGIAEEMGIERIRFLTSHPNWMSDKLLDTVAELPRIMPVIEVPVQAGDDDVLATMRRGYTNAQYRRLVEKIRKRIPGVAIHTDIIVGFPGETEAQFMKTYELLADLKLDKAHLARYSPRPNTVSDRRMEDDVTEEEKKRRHAMLDELQAQVVGEINQRYLGQIVEVLVEDEHRGKWRGRTPQNKLVFFESEQDLKGHLVNVEVTWTGPYSMQGRLPNTQQANDPLVIMAG, via the coding sequence ATGCGCTATCATATCTATACCCTGGGTTGCCAGATGAACGTTGCTGATTCTCAGCGGCTTGCTTCTGAAATGGAACGCATGGGGCATACCGCTTCTGAAGACCCGGATGATGCCGATATTTTCGTCGTCAATACGTGCGTGGTACGCCAGAGCGCGGAAGACAAAGCCTATGGACGTCTGAACATCCTTAAGGGATTAAAGGAAAAAAAACCTGATAAGATTATTGGCGTGATGGGATGCCTTGTTGGCGTTCGTGATCCGCTGTATTTACGGAAGCGTCTGCCCCAGGTCGATGTGTTTATGGCACCTTCAGACCCGCAGCCTATGGTCGAGTTTTTGAACGACCGCTTCGCAGAGAGCGAAGTGCGGGCGATGGAAGAAGAGGCACGTCAACAGCGGGACCAGATGCAGGATGGCGAGATTATCCTGCCGTTGCACGAACGCAATACCCTCATATCGGCCCATGTGCCGGTCGTTTATGGGTGCTCCCACGCGTGTACCTTCTGCATCATTCCGTACCGCCGAGGTGTAGAACGCAGCCGCAGCATCGGTGAAATTGTGGGGCATGTCCGCAGCTTAGCGCTACAGGGCGTCAAAGAAGTGACGCTTTTGGGTCAGATCGTTGATCGCTACGGTAAAGACATCCCTGATGGCCCGGACCTGGCTGATCTGCTGCGCATTACCCATGGCATCGCTGAAGAAATGGGGATTGAGCGTATTCGCTTCCTGACCAGCCATCCCAATTGGATGTCTGACAAGCTGCTGGATACCGTCGCTGAACTGCCCCGCATTATGCCCGTTATCGAAGTGCCTGTGCAGGCGGGTGATGATGACGTGCTGGCGACGATGCGCCGTGGTTATACCAATGCCCAGTACCGCCGCCTTGTGGAGAAAATCCGTAAGCGGATCCCAGGGGTCGCTATCCACACCGATATTATCGTTGGGTTCCCTGGCGAGACGGAAGCACAGTTCATGAAGACATATGAACTGTTGGCAGATTTAAAACTTGATAAGGCGCATCTCGCTCGCTACAGCCCGCGCCCGAATACCGTCAGTGATCGACGTATGGAAGATGATGTGACGGAAGAAGAGAAAAAGCGCCGTCATGCCATGCTTGATGAATTGCAAGCACAGGTCGTCGGTGAAATTAACCAGCGGTATCTTGGGCAAATTGTAGAAGTACTGGTCGAGGACGAGCATCGGGGTAAATGGCGTGGACGTACCCCTCAGAATAAGCTCGTCTTCTTCGAGAGTGAGCAAGATTTGAAAGGGCATCTTGTCAATGTCGAAGTGACATGGACAGGCCCCTATAGTATGCAAGGCAGGCTGCCAAACACACAGCAAGCCAATGACCCGCTGGTCATCATGGCTGGCTAA
- a CDS encoding PHP domain-containing protein has product MYIPRLGTADLHIHTSASDGVAHVHELLNFITHHRPMLDVIAITDHDTLDASLWAYEGRHQYPFDIVPGVEVSSRGGHVLALWVTTPIPRDMSLPETVAAIHEAGGVAILAHPFHVEIDVSRHNARRHWQHPSVLLDCGLDAIESYNAGVVTPGSNWLAGYFARKIGLTVTGSSDAHTLGAVGTGVTRFTGHTSVHLRAAFAEQRTRAEGRTWPIIEYVNYLRHATQRKAQTSMASTT; this is encoded by the coding sequence ATGTATATACCGCGCCTGGGCACCGCCGACCTGCATATTCACACGTCCGCCAGTGATGGTGTCGCACACGTTCATGAACTCTTGAATTTCATCACCCATCATCGCCCTATGCTCGATGTCATTGCCATCACGGACCATGACACGCTTGACGCCAGTTTGTGGGCCTACGAAGGGCGGCATCAATACCCTTTTGATATTGTGCCCGGTGTAGAAGTCAGCAGCCGGGGTGGGCACGTATTAGCGCTTTGGGTCACGACGCCTATCCCAAGAGATATGAGCCTGCCGGAGACAGTGGCAGCCATCCACGAAGCAGGCGGGGTCGCCATCCTGGCACACCCCTTTCATGTCGAGATTGACGTCAGCCGGCACAACGCACGCCGTCACTGGCAGCACCCGAGCGTGTTATTAGATTGTGGGTTAGATGCAATAGAAAGCTACAATGCCGGGGTTGTAACCCCAGGTAGCAACTGGTTAGCAGGATATTTCGCGCGTAAAATAGGGTTAACTGTCACTGGTAGCAGCGATGCCCACACACTTGGCGCAGTTGGCACAGGTGTGACGCGCTTTACAGGCCATACCAGTGTGCACCTGCGCGCGGCATTTGCAGAACAAAGGACACGGGCAGAAGGACGGACATGGCCGATCATCGAGTACGTCAATTATTTGCGGCACGCTACACAGCGCAAGGCGCAGACCTCTATGGCGAGTACGACTTAG
- a CDS encoding class I SAM-dependent methyltransferase produces MMVSQAILKDMALRVGQREGWDFSRVRDQRDPVPWDYEQVVVPYLSTHARVLDIGTGGGERLLKLLPLLGSAVGVDADEAMIQTAQANARSAQQYQLSFRVMRSEKLLFDDNAFDVVLCRHAPYDVGEVLRVLKPGAVFITQQVGWLNTANIYRAFGQRPQHNDGTDPYKMGRRFKAAGCDVLVQASYDVPYRFLDVESLIFWLQAVPVPSDFAMETHWQGVQDIIQRYSTSRGIETNEHRTLLVVRRR; encoded by the coding sequence ATGATGGTATCACAAGCAATTCTAAAAGATATGGCGCTGCGTGTTGGTCAGCGCGAGGGCTGGGATTTCAGCCGTGTTCGTGACCAACGAGACCCTGTTCCCTGGGATTATGAGCAGGTCGTTGTGCCTTATTTATCAACACATGCCCGTGTGCTGGATATTGGGACAGGGGGTGGTGAGCGACTCTTAAAACTATTGCCTCTGTTGGGCAGTGCTGTTGGTGTCGATGCAGATGAAGCGATGATCCAGACAGCGCAGGCCAACGCCCGCAGTGCCCAGCAATACCAACTCTCATTCCGTGTTATGCGCAGCGAAAAGTTACTCTTCGATGACAATGCTTTTGATGTGGTTCTGTGTCGTCATGCGCCTTATGACGTGGGTGAGGTCTTGCGGGTGCTCAAGCCGGGGGCAGTCTTTATCACACAGCAGGTCGGGTGGCTCAATACAGCGAATATCTACAGGGCATTCGGCCAGCGTCCACAGCATAATGATGGGACTGACCCATATAAAATGGGGCGACGCTTTAAGGCTGCGGGTTGTGATGTATTGGTACAGGCCAGTTATGATGTGCCATATCGGTTTCTCGATGTGGAATCATTGATTTTTTGGCTGCAAGCTGTGCCTGTTCCGTCGGATTTTGCAATGGAGACGCATTGGCAGGGCGTCCAGGATATTATCCAGCGTTACAGCACGTCTCGTGGGATCGAAACAAACGAGCATCGCACCTTGTTAGTCGTTCGTCGCCGCTGA
- a CDS encoding methylglyoxal synthase, with product MSEPTTEKAPRKTLALIAHDGKKADMVAFVMAYREVLARYDLIATNTTGTLIRDKTGLPVTLMLSGPQGGDAQIAAMIAEHKIEAVFFLIDPLGKHPHDPDIQTLLRICNVHNVALATNTSTAEFIISASAI from the coding sequence ATGAGCGAACCCACAACTGAAAAAGCACCCCGCAAGACCCTGGCACTGATCGCACACGATGGTAAAAAAGCCGATATGGTCGCCTTCGTGATGGCCTATCGCGAGGTTCTTGCACGCTACGATCTCATAGCCACCAATACCACCGGCACCCTGATCCGAGATAAAACAGGCTTGCCCGTGACCTTGATGCTCTCCGGCCCCCAGGGCGGTGATGCTCAGATCGCGGCAATGATCGCGGAACACAAAATCGAAGCGGTCTTCTTCCTGATTGACCCGCTCGGCAAGCACCCGCACGACCCGGATATTCAGACGCTGCTGCGTATCTGTAACGTGCACAATGTCGCCCTGGCGACCAACACATCAACGGCAGAATTTATTATCTCCGCATCAGCGATATAA
- a CDS encoding c-type cytochrome has protein sequence MMQRKLFIVLVGISALLLAACGTAATPPYVATSTPIGFEEEAQAEEEVAVVPTETTEPTEEVTEEATEEVTEEATEEATEEATEEATEEATEEIDTQDVEEEATAEATEEATAEDEETDTEEADTEGDSTGGAIDQEREDEIAFWVDLASASNGEAIFNETLQVADGTMWACTTCHDISQNIQGVGPSLVGINERAGERVEGEGPLTYLYHSIYDSQAFLVPGFENNALHMPVFGETGVLSDTQIYDLIAYLQTLPSE, from the coding sequence ATGATGCAAAGAAAACTGTTCATTGTGTTAGTCGGTATCAGCGCGCTCCTTTTAGCCGCCTGCGGTACCGCTGCGACACCGCCTTATGTTGCGACGAGCACCCCCATCGGCTTTGAAGAAGAAGCCCAGGCTGAAGAAGAAGTCGCTGTCGTACCGACTGAAACAACCGAGCCAACTGAAGAAGTGACCGAAGAGGCCACCGAGGAAGTGACTGAAGAAGCGACCGAAGAGGCCACGGAAGAAGCGACTGAAGAGGCCACGGAAGAAGCGACTGAAGAAATCGACACACAAGATGTCGAAGAAGAAGCCACTGCTGAAGCAACCGAAGAAGCGACTGCTGAAGATGAAGAAACCGATACTGAAGAAGCCGATACTGAAGGCGACAGCACAGGTGGCGCTATCGACCAGGAACGCGAAGACGAGATTGCTTTCTGGGTCGATCTTGCTTCTGCCAGCAATGGTGAAGCTATCTTCAATGAAACATTGCAGGTTGCTGATGGCACCATGTGGGCCTGCACCACATGCCATGACATCTCGCAGAACATCCAGGGCGTCGGGCCTTCATTGGTCGGCATTAATGAGCGCGCAGGCGAACGGGTCGAAGGCGAAGGCCCCCTGACCTATCTCTACCACTCAATCTACGATTCGCAGGCATTCCTTGTGCCAGGGTTTGAAAATAATGCCCTGCATATGCCTGTCTTCGGCGAAACAGGCGTGCTATCCGATACGCAAATCTACGACCTGATTGCGTACCTGCAAACCCTGCCAAGCGAATAA
- a CDS encoding 4-vinyl reductase has translation MPPERKKSGYYYPNKFARITLEAMEEVMGENGLNAILNLAGLSEYIGNFPPDNLEKEFDFADYTALNIALEEMYGPRGGRGLALRAGRATFAQGLRAFGALAGVGDLAFKVLPLNAKLKIGVPAMANIFSQFSDQISNVYDEGSDKIIYTLERCPMCWERQSDRAVCFVGQGLLQEGLRWVSGGSEFKVDMETCIAKGDDMGRYAIYKEPIS, from the coding sequence ATGCCACCTGAGAGAAAAAAGTCAGGGTATTACTATCCTAATAAGTTCGCCCGTATCACGCTCGAAGCGATGGAAGAGGTCATGGGCGAAAATGGCTTAAATGCGATTTTGAACCTGGCTGGTTTATCAGAATATATCGGCAACTTCCCGCCTGATAACCTGGAAAAAGAATTTGATTTTGCGGACTATACAGCGCTGAATATTGCCTTAGAAGAAATGTATGGTCCGCGTGGTGGTCGTGGCTTGGCATTGCGTGCCGGCCGTGCAACCTTTGCCCAGGGCTTGCGTGCATTTGGCGCGCTGGCTGGTGTGGGCGACTTGGCGTTTAAGGTGCTGCCGCTGAACGCGAAGCTCAAAATTGGCGTCCCGGCTATGGCGAATATCTTCTCGCAGTTCTCTGACCAGATTTCAAACGTCTATGACGAAGGCAGCGATAAGATTATCTACACATTGGAGCGCTGCCCCATGTGTTGGGAACGCCAGTCCGACCGGGCCGTTTGCTTTGTGGGGCAGGGCTTGCTGCAAGAGGGCCTGCGCTGGGTCTCTGGCGGTAGCGAGTTCAAGGTCGATATGGAGACCTGCATTGCCAAGGGCGATGATATGGGCCGCTACGCTATATACAAAGAGCCTATTAGCTAA